The following coding sequences lie in one Takifugu rubripes chromosome 8, fTakRub1.2, whole genome shotgun sequence genomic window:
- the LOC105419610 gene encoding T-cell surface antigen CD2-like isoform X4, which yields MVMMGMKMAAVSSVSLLLLLTSIVTTTDSQDCNYHAAKKQDVTLPLTHVLKESDQLRWLHGSKVIFDRRAKAMVTGNQDDVSQNGSLRLRNVDQSKAGTYTPTVYDDGQRIGNLEPMVLCVMDPVSQPQVTSECAKTLVTFTCMQSQTSPEVQFEWLEDGKVNPKLKERSFKGVLKDVEQRVYRCRVSNKVSSLTSAPFRQNCTQSVLDNGFIFPADIYGINIWIIIGGGGGVVLLLIIIVIICCVTNKRKKRMKIKDEEELRLGWSNSNPQCQHQNHPPDHQKQQPHQHTHRQQKPAGHSTGPRQHRCKQPPGQQRNQLPQVPSHQPEPGTRRAEQGRRQPAGNDSERPPLPQPRRKIQK from the exons CGTCCATTGTCACCACGACAG ACTcgcaggactgtaactaccatGCGGCAAAAAAGCAGGATGTTACCTTACCGTTGACTCATGTGCTAAAAGAATCAGACCAACTGCGATGGCTTCATGGAAGTAAAGTTATTTTTGACCGAAGAGCAAAGGCGATGGTGACCGGGAATCAAGACGACGTTTCCCAGAACGGCTCCCTGAGGTTGAGGAACGTGGATCAAAGCAAAGCTGGGACATACACTCCAACTGTTTATGATGACGGACAACGCATAGGGAATTTGGAACCCATGGTTTTATGTGTGATGG ACCCCGTCTCACAGCCTCAGGTGACCAGTGAGTGTGCTAAAACCCTTGTTACATTCACCTGTATGCAGAGCCAA acctCCCCAGAAGTCCAATTTGAATGGTTAGAGGATGGAAAGGTGAACCCAAAATTAAAAGAACGATCTTTCAAAGGAGTTTTGAAAGATGTGGAACAGCGTGTGTACCGCTGCAGAGTTTCCAACAAAGTCAGCTCTCTGACCAGCGCTCCTTTCCGTCAAAACTGCACACAGTCCG TTTTAGATAATGGTTTCATTTTCCCTGCTGACATTTATGGCATTAATATCTGGATTATAattggaggtggaggag gtgttgttttgttgctgaTAATTATCGTCATAATCTGCTGCGTTACAAACAAACGGAAAAAACGTATGAAGATTAAGG atgaggaagagctTCGTCTGGGCTGGTCTAATTCGAATCCGCAATGTCAGCACCAGAATCACCCACCAGATCATCAAAAGCAGCAGCCTCACCAGCACACCCACCGCCAGCAGAAGCCGgccggccacagcaccggtcctcgtcagcaccgtTGCAAACAGCCGCCCGGCCAGCAGCGCAACCAGCTCCCCCAGGTCCCGAGCCATCAGCCTGAGCCCGGCACCCGAAGAGCCGAACAG GGCCGGAGACAGCCTGCTGGCAACGATAGTGagcgtcctcctcttcctcagcccaGGAGGAAAAttcagaaataa